Within Candidatus Rubrimentiphilum sp., the genomic segment AGCGCCAAGGCGTGGATATGCTCGGCTTGCACGATGTCGCGACGTTCGGGCAATTTCAAATCAGCAACGCCCACAACTTCAGCGTCTATACAACGCTCGGACAGCAAACCGGGACGCTCGTGCCTCATCCGGGCAACGGCAATTATGCGGAATACGGATTCAATCTTTACACGCCCAAGTCGGGTATTTTCGGAGCCTATCACGAGGTCGGTTCGGAGTTTGGTCCTGTCGACACGTTCAGCTCGTTCAATGATGTGAAGGGACCCACGGTGTACGCATACCGGGAGTTCGACTTTGGTCCGAAGGCCTTCGTGCAAAGCCTAGTGCTATCGCATGATTTCCAGCTTTATCACTCCCACGCGGGCGCACTAAACTATTTCAACTACTCGTCGGCAATCTCGATCCAAACGCGAAACAAGTTCTATGTGGAGCTGGACCTGGGATCGAATTACCTCAATTTCGGCGGCGTACCAGGCGGCTTCGACAATCAAGATGGACTCTATATTTCCTACGGCGGCAACACGTCGACGCCGATCATATTCTCGTATTACCTGGGTAGATTTGCGGCCGGTTATTTACATTCGATTACACGCTCCGCGAGCTTCAAGGTCGGGCCACGCGGCACGCTGACGCTTCAGGCGAACAATACGCGGGATGCCCTGGACAACGGGACGCTGTTGCAGCAGTGGCTGGAGCGCGTGAGTTTCGGCTATCAGATTGCGCCGGGAGAGACGTTCGCGATTGGCGTGCGGAAAATCATCGGCACCGGACCTCCGTTCTTTGGTCCGGGGAGATTCATCAACGGGACGAATCTATCGATTGCATTGTACAAGCGCATTCCGCATGCCGAGATTTACTTCGCGTATGGGGATCCGAACCAGCTCCAAACGCGCCACGACGTGATTCTCAAGCTGATTCAGTACCTTGGAGCCGACAAGGGAGTTTAGCTCCCGAACCCCACGGAGGCGAGTACGCGCTGCGTCGCCACGGCCTCGGTAAACGTCGGCACGATGCTCTCCTTGGTTTCGATCTCTTTCACGAATTCGTCCAGCAAATCCATCAGCGGCGGAATGTGCGCATCGATGACGGCAAAGCGCGCGTTCGGCGAGGGCTTGCACTCGAGTTCGGACGTTTCGTCGTCGTCCACGCTGAACAGCCGCATCGAATGAAGGCCGTCGCCGCTGGCGACCGCGGTGCGGTTTTCGCCGTGCGCGGCGATCGTGAGCGAATTCACCGCCGTGGTGCCGTCGACGCTGACGCGCGCAACAAGGCCGCCGCCGTAATCGATTAACGCAAAGGCGCCGTCATCGGCCGTGCTGGTGAACGAGCCTTCGGCGTCGGTCCGCTGGGGATTAGCCGTTCGAATATAGCCCGAGCTGCGCACCGGCGCTCGCGCGGCCATCCAATTGGCGCTGTCGACGAGATGCGAGAGAAGGGCGCCTGCGATCCCGCCGCCCTTGTCGCGCTCGAACCACCAGCTTCGCTTGCGCTGCGACTTCAGATTCACCATGCCGTTGAGTTGCGTCAGCTCGAACTCGCGCAGCGGCGCGATGTGTCCGTTGGCGATCAGCTCCTTGAGCGCAAAGCGCTGCGGCACCCAGCGGAATTCGTGCATCACTGCGGTGGCCGTGCCCGAGCGCTTTGAGGCCGCGAGCATCTCTTCGGCTTCCTTAACGGACATCGCGAACGGCTTTTCGCAGATCACGTGCTTTCCGGCGGCGAGCGACGCGAGCACGCTGTCGTGGTGCGTGAACGGCGGACTTGCGATCGAGACGACGTCGAGGTCGCACCCTTTCAGCATCGCCTCGCAGCTCTCGAAGGCGTGCGGAATTTTCCGCTCTTGCGCGGCCTTTTTCGCGCTGTGCGGCGAAGCGAGCGCCACGACCTCGAAGCGCGAGTGGGCGCTGAACGCCGGCAAGTGGCCGCGCACGCCGAACCCGCCGCCGGCGATTCCGACTTTGTACTTTACAGGCATGATTCGACGACGTCGACGGCGCGCATGAGTTCGTCCTCCGGGATGACGAGCGGGGGCGTAAGTGAGAGCGTGTTGCCCTCTTCGCCGGCCTGCAGAAGAATGACGCCCCGTTTCAGGGCGCGTTCGACTGCCGAACGGGCGTGGGCCGGGTCGTGCAGTTCGATGCCCCACATCAAACCTCTGCCGCGAATGCCGGCTGCCTTGCCGGAGACGCGAAGACTTTCCAGTCTGGATCCAAGCACCACGCCCAGCTCCGCTGTGCGCTTTGGCAGATTGCGTTCTTCGATTTCGGCGATACTGGCCAGCGCCGCCGCGCATCCCATCGGATTCCCGAGGTGCGTGGACGTGTGCAGCGCCTCGCCGTCCGACGGCGGCCAGGCGTCCATCACATCCGGCGTGGCGATCGCAGCGGAGATCGGAAAGCCGTTGGCCATGGCTTTCCCTACGCAAAGAATATCCGGGACGATGTTTTCATAATCGCAGGCAAACATCGTTCCCGTGCGTCCGAAGCCGGTGTAGATCTCGTCGCAGATCATCAGCAGCCCGCGTTCGCGGCAAATCTCGCGCAGGCCGGCCAGATAATTCTTCGGCGGCACGATGCAGCCGCCGCGCCCCTGCACCGGCTCGACGATCACCGCCGCGAGATCGTAGCGTCGCGAAAAGGCGCGCCGCGCATACTCCAGCGACTGCTCCCCGCCGCGCGCATTTTTCGGGTAATCGAGCAACAGCGTCTTCTCCGGAAGCCAAGCCAAGAAGGGCTCGCGAAACTTTTTGATGCCGGAGATCTCGAGCGTTCCAATCGAGAGACCGTGATACGAGCCGCGAAATGCAGCGAAGGCGGACTTGCCGGTGGCAAGCATGGCAGTCTTCATCGCGGCTTCGACCGCATCGGCGCCGCTCGAAGCCAAAAATGTCTTCGTGAGATTGCCGGGTGTGATCGCGGCCAGTTTCTCAAGTAAGCGGACTTTGATCTCGGCCGGATGCACGTCACCCATGGCGTGCATCAAGCGCGCCGCTTGCTGCGATATGGCTGCGGCAACGTTCGGATTGCTATGCCCGGCGTTCGCGACGCCGAACCCGGCTGTGAGGTCGATGTATTCGTTACCGTCAACGTCGGTGACGGTCGAACCGCCGGAAGACTCCCAAAAAACTGGAGACTCGTCGCTCAGGTGCGTGACATTGCGCGATTCGTACTTGCGCAAGAGGTGCGCGAGCTCGAAACTGCGCTCGCCTGGTATTGGAGTCAAAACGTTTTGTCCACCCATTTAACGAAGTCGGCGATACACGGACGCCCGCCGTGATTCCCGTGGAGCGGCGGATGCTGCAGTTCGCCGAAACCGCTCAGGCGCACTGCCCCCGCGGCAATTGCCAGCGCGTTAACGTCATCGCGGTCGCCTGCAATGGCAAAGCCTTCGAGTGGAATCGCATGGCGGCGCAAGTACTCCAGAGCTTCGGCCGGAGCGTCCACGGCAATCGCGCTGAGCGTACGTGGCAAGAATTGCGGCGCCTCGAGTACCGGCGGCGGGACGGCTACGGCGCTGCGGAATGCGGCGAGCGCGCGGGCTTGCACGACGCGTGCCGGGTTCTCGGCGCGCGGAAACTCAACGCTCGCGTCTTCAATCTCTTTTTCGAGGAACTCCGAGAACGCGGCAACAGAGACGCGGCCGCCGTTTTCGGCGAAGAGAATGTGCAGGGAGAGACAGCCTTCGGTTTCATACAAGACGAGATCGCGGGCCGCGCCGCGCGCAATCGTTTTTGCCGCAGCCGCATCGGAGAGTGCTTCACGCGTGATGTACCCCGCGCTCGCGCGCGATCCGAAGCCGGCGAAACGCGCTTCCGGATTGAGCGCGCCGCGAATCTGTTCGAGCGTCTCATCCCGTCCAAAGGCAACGACCATATCGAAAGAACGAAGATCGGGGATGCCGCTATCGTCAGAGCTCCAGGCTTCGGCCCGGGCGGCGTTTCGGAAATGTTCGTCTTCCTCACATAGCGTTTCGAAAAACCCGGCGACGAGCGAGTCTTCGCGGTCCTTTACCAGCACATCGCATTTGGCGCACAGCGCAAAGATCGCCGCGGGCAGCGCAACGCCGATGGTTGTCCGGCTCGAGATGATGCACACGTTGCCGATCGGCTGCGCCCACGCGTCGGTGCGGCCTTGGCGCGGCATGAACTCGTCGAGAATGTCGAGCCCACCAAGTTCGTCTTCGATCGTAGCAGTAAGTGCCTCTTGCGTGATCGAGAAGAAGAGCCGGTCGAACGCGTACTCGACGACGGGAATCGAGTAGCCGGTGCGTTCGGCTACACGTTGCGTCGCGCGCACGCGCGCCGGAAAATCGGCGTCGCTCCAACGTGAGGCTGCGTCCGCGATCGCGCGCACGATGTCTCGAGCTGAGAGCATCGCTAGGGCCGTCATCGAGATGCGACGCGCAGGGATTCGGCGTCGAGCGAGCAGCCGCGTAACTCCGTTCCGTGCTCCCGGCCGATTAACACGATGCCGCCGTCAACGACGGCTCCCAGGTCTTCGGTTAGCACAGCGATACACGACGAACGATTGGCGAGATCGACGTGCACGAGCGCGCCGACTATACCGTCCGGAACCTTTTTGCCATCGAAGTCGACCGCGTACGAACGCAACCACGGCGCCGCAACCTTTAATTTGTCATCCTGAGGTATCGGTTTGTCATCCTGAGGTATCGAAGGACCCTGAGGTATCGAAGGGAGCGGGGCATCATAGTACTGACTGCTTAGCTCCGTCATCCCATACTCGGAAACGATCGAGTCTTGCGGCACCCCGAGCATCTGCTCGATCGCAGCATACAGCTCCGCACGCGCGACCGTACGCGTGCGCCCCTTGAAACCGCCCGTTTCCATAACGACGGATCCGGCCGGCAATTCAAAGCGATCGAAGCCGCGCTCCGGCAATGCCTCCAGCAGCCGCGCGAGCGAAAACGCGGTTGCGCCCAAACATACCGGCGCACGCGCAGCTTGCAAGCCGCGAACGGTGTGAACGAAGCGCGCGATGTCGATCGAGTCGCCCTCGACAAACCACTCGGCAGCGACCTCACCATACGTCGCTGCCACGCGCTTCATCATGTAGCCGAGCGACGAGTGCGGATTCTCAGCCGGGTTTGGGACCATGAACAGATAGCGAAACGTGCCGTTCGAATTCCTCAGGAACCGATCGTGAAATCCCGCCAGCAACGCCGCATCGTAGAGAGCGGCGGTTTCCATATAATGCCTACCGCTCGATGAGGCCGTAGTCCCGCTCGTTCGGAACGTCAGCTGCGCCCGGGCCGGATCGAAAGTTGTGAGTATGGCTTCCTTAAACGCCGCGGCTGGCACAGGCGGGATGCCATCCCAGCGCTCGGGCATGGCTTGGAGCGTTACGCCGAGGCGCTCGCAGTACTGCGAGTACGGTTTATTGTACCGGAGCTGGTGCGCGAAGATCCGCAAGGCGAGATCGTCGAAGTCTTCAACGGACCGTTGCGCAATTGCCGAAAGTATCTCGGCGTCGAGCGCGCCGGCTTCCGCCCGGTAGCCGGCGGTCACGTCCGGCGGCGGCTCGTTATCAGTCCGCTATTTAAGCCGCTGGTTGCCAGCCCGCCGTTGAAGCGTGCCGATTCAACTTTCACGCAGCGATCGACGACGACGTCGAGCCCCGCCCGGTCCGCGAGATCGATTGCCTCTTGGTTGACGACGCCGTATTGGAACCAGATCGCCTTGGCGTCTACCGCAATAGCTTCGCGCGTCAGTTCAACGACTTCGCTCGGCTTACGGAAGACATCCACGATATCGGGAGGGCCGTTTTCGGCCGCATAAGCTGTAAGCGACGGATAGGCTTTCACGCCGTCGATCGCGGTAATCGTTGGGTTTATCGGCGTCACGGTAAAGCGCCCTTGGGTGCGCAGGTAACTGAAAACGGTGTAGCTCGGACGCAGGGGGTTTGCCGATGCGCCGACCATTGCTATCGTCTTGCTGCGCGCCAGCAAGTCTTGGCGCTCCGCGATCGTGCCGAGGATCATTTTGTGGTTATGACCTGGCCCTTCGTTACCTCAGGGTCCTTCGATACCTCAGGATGACTACTTGACACCTCAGGATGACAAGCAGCGGCGCGTAACGCGTTGTCCAGATCCCAAGTGAGATCGGCGAGATCTTCCAGGCCCACCGAAAGCCGGATGCTTTCCGGCGCGACGCCGGCCTTGCGCATATCTTCGTCGGAAAGTTGAGAGTGCGTCGTCGAAGCCGGATGAATCACCAAACTCTTCATGTCGCCGACGTTGGCGAGGTGGCTCCACAATTCGAGCGCATCGATGAAGCGCCGTCCGGCTTCGCGGCCGCCTTTAATGCCGAACGTAAAGATCGAACCCGCGCCGCGCGGAAGATACTTTTTCGCCAGTGCGTGTTGGGGATGCGAAGCGAAGCCCGGGTAACTCACCCACTCGACCTCCGGCCGTTTGGACAGGAACTCCGCGATGGCAACGGCGTTGCGAACGTGCGCTTCCATGCGAATCGGCAGCGTCTCCAGGCCGAGCAGCAGCAGCCACGCGTCCATCGGCGCCATCTGCGCGCCGACGTCGCGAAGAATCTCGGCGCGCGCCCGCATGAGGAATGCGTACTCACCGAACGTTTCGGTGAAGACTTTGTCGTGGTACCCCGGGCTGGGCTCGGAGAGCAGCGGAAACCGTCCGCTATCCCACGGAAAGCGCCCGGACTCAACCAGCACGCCGCCGATGACGGTGCCGTGTCCGGAAATAAACTTTGTCGCCGAGTGAACGACCAGATCGGCGCCGTGTTCGATCGGGCGGCAGAGGTACGGCGTCGCAAAGGTGTTGTCGACCACGAGCGGCAGGCCGGCCTGGTGCGCGATTTCCGCGAGCGCATGCAAATCGGCGACCGTTCCGCCCGGGTTGCCGATCGTTTCGGCAAAGATCAACTTCGTATTCGGCCGCACCGCCGCGCGGATGGCCGCGTGATCGTCCACGGGCACGAACGTACTGTCGATCCCCAGCCGTTTCAGCAGTACGGTGAACTGCGTTACCGTGCCGCCGTAAATATTCTGCGAGCACAGCAGATGATCGCCGTTTTGCGCGAGCGAGAGCACGACGCCCAACTGGGCCGCAAGGCCGCTGGAAAACGCGACCGCGCCCAGTCCGCCCTCCAGACTCGCCATGCGCTCCTCAAAGGCCGCGACGGTTGGGTTGCTGATGCGGCTGTAAATGTGGCCGTAACTGCGCAGCTGGAAGAGTTCGGCCGCCTGTTCGGTGGAACCGAAGACGTAGGCCGCGGTTTGGTAAAGAGGCATGACGCGGGAGCCCGTAACCGGGTCCGGGGGCGTACCCGCGTGGATGGCACGGGTCGCGAACCCGAACTGACGATCTTGCATGGTCGTCTCTGCTTCGACCCGAACCATCACGGTACCCCAGCAAGTCATTTTATAGGAGAGCGAAGCCCATGCCCATGACCTTGACGGAGAAGATACTTGCGCGCCACGCGGGGCTCGATACCGTCGAACCCGGCCAAATCATCAACGCGAAAGTGGACTTGGTACTAGCCAACGAGCTCTCCGCCGCCGTCGCGATCGGTGTGATGCGTCAGATAAAGGGCGCGGACCGGGTCTTCGATGCGGACCGGATCGCGTTAGTCGAAGATCACTTTG encodes:
- a CDS encoding aspartate aminotransferase family protein, whose translation is MTPIPGERSFELAHLLRKYESRNVTHLSDESPVFWESSGGSTVTDVDGNEYIDLTAGFGVANAGHSNPNVAAAISQQAARLMHAMGDVHPAEIKVRLLEKLAAITPGNLTKTFLASSGADAVEAAMKTAMLATGKSAFAAFRGSYHGLSIGTLEISGIKKFREPFLAWLPEKTLLLDYPKNARGGEQSLEYARRAFSRRYDLAAVIVEPVQGRGGCIVPPKNYLAGLREICRERGLLMICDEIYTGFGRTGTMFACDYENIVPDILCVGKAMANGFPISAAIATPDVMDAWPPSDGEALHTSTHLGNPMGCAAALASIAEIEERNLPKRTAELGVVLGSRLESLRVSGKAAGIRGRGLMWGIELHDPAHARSAVERALKRGVILLQAGEEGNTLSLTPPLVIPEDELMRAVDVVESCL
- a CDS encoding Gfo/Idh/MocA family oxidoreductase, producing the protein MPVKYKVGIAGGGFGVRGHLPAFSAHSRFEVVALASPHSAKKAAQERKIPHAFESCEAMLKGCDLDVVSIASPPFTHHDSVLASLAAGKHVICEKPFAMSVKEAEEMLAASKRSGTATAVMHEFRWVPQRFALKELIANGHIAPLREFELTQLNGMVNLKSQRKRSWWFERDKGGGIAGALLSHLVDSANWMAARAPVRSSGYIRTANPQRTDAEGSFTSTADDGAFALIDYGGGLVARVSVDGTTAVNSLTIAAHGENRTAVASGDGLHSMRLFSVDDDETSELECKPSPNARFAVIDAHIPPLMDLLDEFVKEIETKESIVPTFTEAVATQRVLASVGFGS
- a CDS encoding acyl-CoA reductase; amino-acid sequence: MLSARDIVRAIADAASRWSDADFPARVRATQRVAERTGYSIPVVEYAFDRLFFSITQEALTATIEDELGGLDILDEFMPRQGRTDAWAQPIGNVCIISSRTTIGVALPAAIFALCAKCDVLVKDREDSLVAGFFETLCEEDEHFRNAARAEAWSSDDSGIPDLRSFDMVVAFGRDETLEQIRGALNPEARFAGFGSRASAGYITREALSDAAAAKTIARGAARDLVLYETEGCLSLHILFAENGGRVSVAAFSEFLEKEIEDASVEFPRAENPARVVQARALAAFRSAVAVPPPVLEAPQFLPRTLSAIAVDAPAEALEYLRRHAIPLEGFAIAGDRDDVNALAIAAGAVRLSGFGELQHPPLHGNHGGRPCIADFVKWVDKTF
- a CDS encoding O-acetylhomoserine aminocarboxypropyltransferase/cysteine synthase family protein; the protein is MQDRQFGFATRAIHAGTPPDPVTGSRVMPLYQTAAYVFGSTEQAAELFQLRSYGHIYSRISNPTVAAFEERMASLEGGLGAVAFSSGLAAQLGVVLSLAQNGDHLLCSQNIYGGTVTQFTVLLKRLGIDSTFVPVDDHAAIRAAVRPNTKLIFAETIGNPGGTVADLHALAEIAHQAGLPLVVDNTFATPYLCRPIEHGADLVVHSATKFISGHGTVIGGVLVESGRFPWDSGRFPLLSEPSPGYHDKVFTETFGEYAFLMRARAEILRDVGAQMAPMDAWLLLLGLETLPIRMEAHVRNAVAIAEFLSKRPEVEWVSYPGFASHPQHALAKKYLPRGAGSIFTFGIKGGREAGRRFIDALELWSHLANVGDMKSLVIHPASTTHSQLSDEDMRKAGVAPESIRLSVGLEDLADLTWDLDNALRAAACHPEVSSSHPEVSKDPEVTKGQVITTK
- a CDS encoding CoA-binding protein, with the protein product MILGTIAERQDLLARSKTIAMVGASANPLRPSYTVFSYLRTQGRFTVTPINPTITAIDGVKAYPSLTAYAAENGPPDIVDVFRKPSEVVELTREAIAVDAKAIWFQYGVVNQEAIDLADRAGLDVVVDRCVKVESARFNGGLATSGLNSGLITSRRRT